The following coding sequences lie in one bacterium genomic window:
- a CDS encoding branched chain amino acid aminotransferase, with amino-acid sequence MDPKDEKGKIWMNGQLIPWMDARIHVLSHVVSYGSSVFEGIRCYETPQGPSIFRLRDHIRRLFDSAHIYRIEMPFSIDEIMEACRQVIKVNQLKSGYLRPLVFRGYNTLGVDPSKCPVDVVVAALSWGRYLGEEAISQGVDICVSSW; translated from the coding sequence ATGGACCCGAAAGATGAAAAGGGCAAAATATGGATGAACGGCCAGCTCATCCCATGGATGGACGCTCGGATTCACGTGCTCTCCCATGTGGTCAGCTATGGTTCGAGCGTGTTTGAAGGCATTCGCTGTTATGAGACCCCCCAGGGACCGAGCATCTTCCGTTTGCGCGACCATATCCGCCGTTTGTTTGATTCAGCGCACATCTACCGCATCGAGATGCCGTTCTCTATAGATGAGATCATGGAGGCCTGCCGCCAGGTAATCAAGGTCAATCAGCTCAAGTCAGGCTATCTGCGTCCGCTGGTCTTTCGCGGTTACAACACGCTGGGCGTGGATCCCAGCAAATGTCCGGTGGATGTGGTGGTGGCCGCCCTCAGTTGGGGCCGCTATCTCGGGGAGGAGGCGATCAGCCAGGGGGTGGACATCTGCGTTTCTTCTTGG